From Xiphophorus hellerii strain 12219 chromosome 9, Xiphophorus_hellerii-4.1, whole genome shotgun sequence, a single genomic window includes:
- the mcoln2 gene encoding mucolipin-2 isoform X2 gives MELLVRYLDRSNSVSSDMTQELIKEEKLRDDLRYYFMSPCEKYRTRRHIPWKMGVQILKIVMITTQLILFGLNNQLVVAYKEETTMALKNLFLKGYTGVDEDDYSVAVYTQQAVFDSLFYILDQYSQLGQLSVGPISYAEEDGKLLPLTICKEYYRNGSLEPSDETYDIDAHLETDCMSHDPRTTNMWRTQNASFFSLDFYRLVNIKISFQLKGINLQTIIFDNQCHSGKVKLFLDIDAESNACKDWKISGTAQKNTHYLLVFDGFVILVCITSAVLCTRSIILAVGLLQRFSRFFQENFNRKVCEDDQSEFLNGWYVLVIVSDLLAIVGSILKMEIQAKSLTSYDVCSIFLGTSTLLVWVGVIRYLGYFQKYNVLILTMKAAFPKVLRFCCCAGMIYLGYTFCGWIVLGPYHEKFEGLSRVAECLFSLLNGDDMFTTFAQLKDKNILVWLFSRAYLYSFISLFIYMVLSLFIALITDSYETIKNYQRDGFPLTDLQKFLLGHKDFPVQEEIGQTEVELSNSIRHCYCCQRAPPSDDVILIS, from the exons ATGGAGTTACTGGTTCGGTATCTTGATAGGAGCAACTCTGTTAG CTCTGACATGACTCAGGAGCTTATCAAGGAGGAGAAGCTGAGAGACGACCTGAGATACTACTTCATGAGCCCCTGTGAGAAGTACAGGACCCGTCGACACATACCCTGGAAAATGGGAGTCCAGATTCTGAAGATCGTCATGATCACTACACAA cTCATCCTGTTTGGCCTCAACAACCAGCTGGTGGTTGCCTATAAGGAGGAAACCACCATGGCCCTGAAAAACCTTTTCCTGAAAGGATACACTGGGGTGGATGAGGATGACTATAGTGTAGCTGTTTATACACAGCAGGCTGTGTTTGACAGCCTCTTTTACATTCTTGATCAG TACAGCCAGTTGGGCCAGCTCTCGGTTGGCCCTATCAGCTATGCAGAGGAAGATGGGAAGCTGCTGCCTCTCACCATCTGTAAAGAGTACTACAGAAATGGCAGCCTGGAGCCTTCGGACGAGACCTATGATATCGATGCTCACCTAGAAACAG actGTATGTCACATGATCCAAGAACTACAAACATGTGGAGAACCCAGAATGCATCTTTCTTCAGTTTGGACTTCTACAG gCTTGTTAACATAAAGATAAGCTTCCAGCTGAAGGGAATCAACCTGCAGACG atTATATTTGACAACCAATGTCATAGTGGGAAGGTCAAGTTATTCCTGGACATAGATGCCGAAAGCAATGCATGCAAAGACTGGAAGATATCTGGAACAG CTCAGAAGAACACACACTATCTGCTGGTGTTTGATGGCTTCGTCATTCTGGTTTGCATAACATCAGCCGTGTTATGCACGCGCTCAATCATACTGGCTGTCGGGTTACTCCAG aGATTCTCTCGATTCTTTCAAGAGAACTTTAATCGTAAAGTGTGTGAGGACGACCAAAGCGAGTTCCTGAATGGCTGGTACGTTTTGGTCATTGTCAGTGACCTGCTGGCAATAGTTGGCTCTATACTGAAGATGGAAATTCAGGCAAAG AGTCTGACAAGTTATGATGTGTGCAGCATCTTCCTGGGAACCTCGACGTTATTGGTCTGGGTCGGGGTGATCAGGTACCTTGGGTACTTCCAAAAATATAAT GTCTTGATTTTAACAATGAAAGCAGCCTTTCCTAAAGTTCTCCgtttctgctgctgtgctgGCATGATCTACCTCGGTTACACGTTCTGCGGGTGGATCGTACTCGGACCGTACCACGAAAAG TTTGAGGGCCTGAGTCGAGTTGCAGAGTGTCTGTTCTCTCTGCTGAATGGCGACGACATGTTCACCACCTTTGCCCAGCTGAAGGACAAAAATATCCTGGTGTGGCTCTTCAGTCGGGCTTACCTCTACTCCTTCATCTCGCTGTTCATCTACATGGTGCTGTCCCTCTTCATCGCCCTCATCACCGACTCTTATGAGACCATTAAG AACTACCAGAGGGACGGGTTCCCGCTCACTGATTTGCAGAAATTTCTTCTGGGACATAAAGATTTTCCTGTTCAAGAAGAAATCGGCCAGACAGAAGTCGAGCTCAGTAACTCTATACGTCACTGCTACTGCTGCCAACG
- the mcoln2 gene encoding mucolipin-2 isoform X3, which produces MTQELIKEEKLRDDLRYYFMSPCEKYRTRRHIPWKMGVQILKIVMITTQLILFGLNNQLVVAYKEETTMALKNLFLKGYTGVDEDDYSVAVYTQQAVFDSLFYILDQYSQLGQLSVGPISYAEEDGKLLPLTICKEYYRNGSLEPSDETYDIDAHLETDCMSHDPRTTNMWRTQNASFFSLDFYRLVNIKISFQLKGINLQTVRHRELPDCYSFHVTIIFDNQCHSGKVKLFLDIDAESNACKDWKISGTAQKNTHYLLVFDGFVILVCITSAVLCTRSIILAVGLLQRFSRFFQENFNRKVCEDDQSEFLNGWYVLVIVSDLLAIVGSILKMEIQAKSLTSYDVCSIFLGTSTLLVWVGVIRYLGYFQKYNVLILTMKAAFPKVLRFCCCAGMIYLGYTFCGWIVLGPYHEKFEGLSRVAECLFSLLNGDDMFTTFAQLKDKNILVWLFSRAYLYSFISLFIYMVLSLFIALITDSYETIKNYQRDGFPLTDLQKFLLGHKDFPVQEEIGQTEVELSNSIRHCYCCQRAPPSDDVILIS; this is translated from the exons ATGACTCAGGAGCTTATCAAGGAGGAGAAGCTGAGAGACGACCTGAGATACTACTTCATGAGCCCCTGTGAGAAGTACAGGACCCGTCGACACATACCCTGGAAAATGGGAGTCCAGATTCTGAAGATCGTCATGATCACTACACAA cTCATCCTGTTTGGCCTCAACAACCAGCTGGTGGTTGCCTATAAGGAGGAAACCACCATGGCCCTGAAAAACCTTTTCCTGAAAGGATACACTGGGGTGGATGAGGATGACTATAGTGTAGCTGTTTATACACAGCAGGCTGTGTTTGACAGCCTCTTTTACATTCTTGATCAG TACAGCCAGTTGGGCCAGCTCTCGGTTGGCCCTATCAGCTATGCAGAGGAAGATGGGAAGCTGCTGCCTCTCACCATCTGTAAAGAGTACTACAGAAATGGCAGCCTGGAGCCTTCGGACGAGACCTATGATATCGATGCTCACCTAGAAACAG actGTATGTCACATGATCCAAGAACTACAAACATGTGGAGAACCCAGAATGCATCTTTCTTCAGTTTGGACTTCTACAG gCTTGTTAACATAAAGATAAGCTTCCAGCTGAAGGGAATCAACCTGCAGACGGTTCGACACCGGGAGCTACCTGACTGCTATTCGTTCCATGTCACT atTATATTTGACAACCAATGTCATAGTGGGAAGGTCAAGTTATTCCTGGACATAGATGCCGAAAGCAATGCATGCAAAGACTGGAAGATATCTGGAACAG CTCAGAAGAACACACACTATCTGCTGGTGTTTGATGGCTTCGTCATTCTGGTTTGCATAACATCAGCCGTGTTATGCACGCGCTCAATCATACTGGCTGTCGGGTTACTCCAG aGATTCTCTCGATTCTTTCAAGAGAACTTTAATCGTAAAGTGTGTGAGGACGACCAAAGCGAGTTCCTGAATGGCTGGTACGTTTTGGTCATTGTCAGTGACCTGCTGGCAATAGTTGGCTCTATACTGAAGATGGAAATTCAGGCAAAG AGTCTGACAAGTTATGATGTGTGCAGCATCTTCCTGGGAACCTCGACGTTATTGGTCTGGGTCGGGGTGATCAGGTACCTTGGGTACTTCCAAAAATATAAT GTCTTGATTTTAACAATGAAAGCAGCCTTTCCTAAAGTTCTCCgtttctgctgctgtgctgGCATGATCTACCTCGGTTACACGTTCTGCGGGTGGATCGTACTCGGACCGTACCACGAAAAG TTTGAGGGCCTGAGTCGAGTTGCAGAGTGTCTGTTCTCTCTGCTGAATGGCGACGACATGTTCACCACCTTTGCCCAGCTGAAGGACAAAAATATCCTGGTGTGGCTCTTCAGTCGGGCTTACCTCTACTCCTTCATCTCGCTGTTCATCTACATGGTGCTGTCCCTCTTCATCGCCCTCATCACCGACTCTTATGAGACCATTAAG AACTACCAGAGGGACGGGTTCCCGCTCACTGATTTGCAGAAATTTCTTCTGGGACATAAAGATTTTCCTGTTCAAGAAGAAATCGGCCAGACAGAAGTCGAGCTCAGTAACTCTATACGTCACTGCTACTGCTGCCAACG
- the mcoln2 gene encoding mucolipin-2 isoform X1: MELLVRYLDRSNSVSSDMTQELIKEEKLRDDLRYYFMSPCEKYRTRRHIPWKMGVQILKIVMITTQLILFGLNNQLVVAYKEETTMALKNLFLKGYTGVDEDDYSVAVYTQQAVFDSLFYILDQYSQLGQLSVGPISYAEEDGKLLPLTICKEYYRNGSLEPSDETYDIDAHLETDCMSHDPRTTNMWRTQNASFFSLDFYRLVNIKISFQLKGINLQTVRHRELPDCYSFHVTIIFDNQCHSGKVKLFLDIDAESNACKDWKISGTAQKNTHYLLVFDGFVILVCITSAVLCTRSIILAVGLLQRFSRFFQENFNRKVCEDDQSEFLNGWYVLVIVSDLLAIVGSILKMEIQAKSLTSYDVCSIFLGTSTLLVWVGVIRYLGYFQKYNVLILTMKAAFPKVLRFCCCAGMIYLGYTFCGWIVLGPYHEKFEGLSRVAECLFSLLNGDDMFTTFAQLKDKNILVWLFSRAYLYSFISLFIYMVLSLFIALITDSYETIKNYQRDGFPLTDLQKFLLGHKDFPVQEEIGQTEVELSNSIRHCYCCQRAPPSDDVILIS; the protein is encoded by the exons ATGGAGTTACTGGTTCGGTATCTTGATAGGAGCAACTCTGTTAG CTCTGACATGACTCAGGAGCTTATCAAGGAGGAGAAGCTGAGAGACGACCTGAGATACTACTTCATGAGCCCCTGTGAGAAGTACAGGACCCGTCGACACATACCCTGGAAAATGGGAGTCCAGATTCTGAAGATCGTCATGATCACTACACAA cTCATCCTGTTTGGCCTCAACAACCAGCTGGTGGTTGCCTATAAGGAGGAAACCACCATGGCCCTGAAAAACCTTTTCCTGAAAGGATACACTGGGGTGGATGAGGATGACTATAGTGTAGCTGTTTATACACAGCAGGCTGTGTTTGACAGCCTCTTTTACATTCTTGATCAG TACAGCCAGTTGGGCCAGCTCTCGGTTGGCCCTATCAGCTATGCAGAGGAAGATGGGAAGCTGCTGCCTCTCACCATCTGTAAAGAGTACTACAGAAATGGCAGCCTGGAGCCTTCGGACGAGACCTATGATATCGATGCTCACCTAGAAACAG actGTATGTCACATGATCCAAGAACTACAAACATGTGGAGAACCCAGAATGCATCTTTCTTCAGTTTGGACTTCTACAG gCTTGTTAACATAAAGATAAGCTTCCAGCTGAAGGGAATCAACCTGCAGACGGTTCGACACCGGGAGCTACCTGACTGCTATTCGTTCCATGTCACT atTATATTTGACAACCAATGTCATAGTGGGAAGGTCAAGTTATTCCTGGACATAGATGCCGAAAGCAATGCATGCAAAGACTGGAAGATATCTGGAACAG CTCAGAAGAACACACACTATCTGCTGGTGTTTGATGGCTTCGTCATTCTGGTTTGCATAACATCAGCCGTGTTATGCACGCGCTCAATCATACTGGCTGTCGGGTTACTCCAG aGATTCTCTCGATTCTTTCAAGAGAACTTTAATCGTAAAGTGTGTGAGGACGACCAAAGCGAGTTCCTGAATGGCTGGTACGTTTTGGTCATTGTCAGTGACCTGCTGGCAATAGTTGGCTCTATACTGAAGATGGAAATTCAGGCAAAG AGTCTGACAAGTTATGATGTGTGCAGCATCTTCCTGGGAACCTCGACGTTATTGGTCTGGGTCGGGGTGATCAGGTACCTTGGGTACTTCCAAAAATATAAT GTCTTGATTTTAACAATGAAAGCAGCCTTTCCTAAAGTTCTCCgtttctgctgctgtgctgGCATGATCTACCTCGGTTACACGTTCTGCGGGTGGATCGTACTCGGACCGTACCACGAAAAG TTTGAGGGCCTGAGTCGAGTTGCAGAGTGTCTGTTCTCTCTGCTGAATGGCGACGACATGTTCACCACCTTTGCCCAGCTGAAGGACAAAAATATCCTGGTGTGGCTCTTCAGTCGGGCTTACCTCTACTCCTTCATCTCGCTGTTCATCTACATGGTGCTGTCCCTCTTCATCGCCCTCATCACCGACTCTTATGAGACCATTAAG AACTACCAGAGGGACGGGTTCCCGCTCACTGATTTGCAGAAATTTCTTCTGGGACATAAAGATTTTCCTGTTCAAGAAGAAATCGGCCAGACAGAAGTCGAGCTCAGTAACTCTATACGTCACTGCTACTGCTGCCAACG